A genomic segment from Nicotiana sylvestris chromosome 1, ASM39365v2, whole genome shotgun sequence encodes:
- the LOC104210943 gene encoding ATP synthase subunit O, mitochondrial, translated as MAMAGRVRSTVPLLRKALCSDSRSTFYPSLLSNPELSRNYATAPAKEQKVKVPVTMYGVSGNYASALYISAVKANALEKVESEILDLIEASKKSPKFSQFMKDLSVPTDTRVKAISDICAQAKFGDLTRNFLVVLAENGRLKHIDAIAKRFAELTMAHKGELKATVTTVIPLPPEEEKELKETLQDVMGKGKKVNIEQKIDPSILGGLVIEFGQKVFDMSIRTRARQMERLLKEPLNF; from the exons ATGGCAATGGCAGGGCGAGTCAGATCCACGGTCCCTCTCCTCCGCAAAGCCCTTTGCTCCGATTCAAGATCGACTTTTTATCCCTCCCTCCTCTCCAATCCTGAG TTGTCAAGGAATTATGCTACTGCCCCAGCCAAAGAGCAAAAAGTTAAG GTTCCTGTGACGATGTATGGGGTTTCTGGAAATTACGCCTCGGCTTTGTACATCTCAGCTGTAAAAGCTAATGCATTGGAGAAGGTTGAGTCTGAGATTTTGGACCTTATTGAGGCTTCAAAGAAAAGTCCTAAATTTTCTCAGTTTATGAAGGATCTCTCTGTGCCTACGGATACAAGAGTGAAGGCCATAAGTGACATCTGTGCACAGGCTAAATTTGGAGATCTCACGAGGAACTTCTTGG TTGTTTTGGCCGAAAATGGGAGGCTGAAACATATTGATGCCATAGCAAAAAGGTTTGCAGAGTTAACCATGGCACACAAGGGGGAGCTTAAAGCCACTGTAACAACTGTTATT CCTCTTCCTCCCGAAGAggagaaagaattgaaggagacaTTGCAAGACGTGATGGGAAAAGGGAAGAAGGTGAACATTGAACAGAAG ATTGATCCTAGCATTCTTGGTGGGCTTGTGATTGAATTTGGGCAGAAAGTTTTTGACATGTCGATAAGGACTAGGGCACGCCAGATGGAAAGACTCTTGAAGGAACCTCTCAACTTCTGA